One window of Klebsiella quasivariicola genomic DNA carries:
- the pbpC gene encoding peptidoglycan glycosyltransferase PbpC (penicillin-binding protein 1C) has translation MRVLPRVKRRWRLLAAFIFLLWLAVLAADRLWPLPLHDVTPARVVVAEDGTPLWRFADAQGVWRYPVTLADVSPRYLQALIQYEDRWFWKHPGVNPFAVLRAAWQDLTSGRVISGGSTLTMQVARLIDPHPRTFGGKLRQLWRALQLEWHLSKSDILTLYLNRAPFGGTLQGIGAASWAYLGKPPARLSYGEAALLAVLPQAPSRLRPDRWPQRAQAARDKVLERMLSQGVWPQRAVQEAMEEPVWLFPRQMPQLAPLFSRRALATSRDEKVVTTLDAGLQRQLEDLALNWKSRLPPRSSLAIVVVDHTDMKVRGWVGSADITDDSRFGHIDMISAVRSPGSVLKPFVYAMAMDEGLIHPASLLQDVPRRFSDYRPGNFDSGFHGPVSASEALVRSLNLPAVQVLEAYGPKRFAANLRNAGLPLMLPAGAEPNLSLILGGAGARLEDIVAAYGAFARHGKAARLRLKPGDPLIERALMSPGAAWIVRRILAGEAQPVPDASLPPVVPLAWKTGTSYGYRDAWAVGLNARYLIGIWTGRPDGTPVVGQFGFASAVPLLNQVNNLLLARPAMSRGGLPIDPRPQTVSQGTICWPGGQDLPAGDSNCRRRLASWLLDASQPPTLVLPGQEGVRGIRFPVWRNEQGERVAADCPGARESVVEVWPLPLEPWLPPGERRSARLGPVAKTCPPLQNQDAAPLVLSGIREGAVIKRLPGEVRVRLPLQTSGGEGRRWWFLNGEPLDTTGAGTTLTLDKPGEWQLVVMDEAGQTAAASFTLQ, from the coding sequence ATGCGCGTATTGCCTCGGGTAAAACGCCGCTGGCGCTTGCTGGCGGCGTTTATTTTTCTGCTGTGGCTGGCGGTGCTGGCCGCCGATCGTCTGTGGCCGCTGCCGCTGCATGACGTCACGCCCGCCCGCGTGGTGGTGGCGGAAGACGGCACGCCGCTCTGGCGCTTTGCCGATGCGCAGGGCGTCTGGCGCTACCCGGTCACTCTTGCCGACGTGTCGCCGCGCTATCTGCAGGCGCTCATCCAGTATGAAGACCGCTGGTTCTGGAAACATCCAGGGGTCAATCCCTTCGCGGTGCTGCGCGCCGCCTGGCAGGATCTGACTTCCGGGCGGGTCATTTCCGGCGGCAGCACGCTTACCATGCAGGTGGCACGTCTGATCGACCCCCATCCGCGCACCTTCGGCGGCAAGCTGCGCCAGCTGTGGCGGGCGCTGCAGCTGGAGTGGCATCTGTCAAAAAGCGACATTCTAACCCTCTATTTGAACCGCGCGCCGTTTGGCGGCACCCTGCAGGGGATCGGCGCGGCCAGCTGGGCCTATCTCGGTAAGCCGCCTGCCCGGCTTAGCTACGGCGAGGCAGCGCTACTGGCGGTGCTGCCGCAGGCGCCGAGCCGTTTACGCCCGGACCGCTGGCCGCAGCGTGCTCAGGCTGCTCGCGACAAAGTACTGGAACGGATGCTCAGCCAGGGCGTCTGGCCGCAACGGGCGGTACAGGAAGCGATGGAAGAACCTGTATGGCTATTCCCGCGGCAGATGCCGCAGCTGGCGCCGCTTTTTTCACGCCGGGCGCTGGCGACCAGCCGTGATGAAAAGGTGGTGACGACTCTGGATGCCGGGCTCCAGCGGCAGCTTGAAGATCTGGCGCTGAACTGGAAATCGCGCCTGCCGCCGCGCAGTTCGCTGGCGATAGTGGTGGTCGATCACACGGATATGAAAGTCCGCGGCTGGGTGGGCTCGGCAGATATCACCGACGACAGCCGCTTCGGCCATATTGATATGATCTCGGCGGTGCGTTCGCCAGGGTCGGTGCTGAAACCCTTTGTCTACGCGATGGCAATGGATGAGGGGCTGATTCATCCGGCGTCGCTATTGCAGGATGTGCCGCGGCGCTTTAGCGATTATCGCCCCGGCAATTTCGACAGCGGGTTTCACGGCCCGGTGAGCGCCAGCGAGGCGCTGGTGCGTTCATTGAATCTGCCGGCGGTGCAGGTGCTTGAAGCCTACGGGCCCAAACGTTTCGCGGCGAATTTACGCAATGCCGGACTGCCCTTGATGCTGCCCGCTGGCGCTGAGCCGAACCTGTCGCTGATCCTCGGCGGCGCCGGCGCGCGGCTGGAAGATATCGTGGCGGCGTACGGCGCTTTCGCCCGTCATGGCAAAGCGGCGCGGCTGCGCCTGAAACCGGGCGATCCCCTGATCGAGCGCGCGTTGATGTCACCCGGGGCGGCGTGGATCGTTCGGCGCATCCTGGCCGGCGAAGCGCAGCCGGTTCCCGATGCCTCGCTGCCGCCGGTGGTCCCGCTGGCGTGGAAGACCGGCACCAGCTACGGCTATCGCGACGCGTGGGCGGTGGGCCTTAATGCGCGTTATCTGATAGGCATCTGGACCGGGCGTCCGGACGGTACGCCGGTGGTGGGGCAGTTTGGTTTCGCCAGCGCCGTGCCGCTACTCAACCAGGTCAATAATCTGCTGCTGGCCCGCCCGGCGATGAGCCGCGGCGGGCTGCCGATCGATCCGCGCCCGCAAACGGTCAGCCAGGGGACCATTTGCTGGCCAGGCGGGCAGGATCTACCGGCCGGTGACAGCAACTGCCGTCGTCGCCTGGCCAGCTGGTTGCTGGATGCCAGCCAGCCGCCGACTCTGGTGCTGCCGGGACAGGAAGGTGTGCGCGGGATCCGCTTCCCGGTGTGGCGCAATGAACAAGGTGAACGGGTGGCGGCGGATTGTCCCGGGGCGCGCGAAAGTGTGGTTGAGGTCTGGCCGCTGCCGCTGGAACCCTGGCTGCCACCAGGTGAGCGTCGCTCCGCGCGTCTGGGGCCGGTAGCGAAAACATGCCCGCCGCTGCAAAATCAGGATGCCGCGCCGCTGGTACTCTCCGGGATCCGTGAGGGCGCGGTGATAAAACGTCTGCCGGGTGAGGTGCGGGTGAGGTTGCCGCTACAAACCAGCGGCGGGGAAGGGCGGCGCTGGTGGTTTCTCAACGGCGAACCCTTAGACACTACCGGTGCGGGAACCACACTCACCCTGGATAAGCCCGGCGAGTGGCAGCTGGTGGTCATGGATGAGGCGGGGCAAACGGCGGCCGCCAGTTTCACCCTGCAATAA
- the ndk gene encoding nucleoside-diphosphate kinase produces the protein MAIERTFSIIKPNAVAKNVIGSIFSRFEAAGFKIVGTKMLHLTVEQARGFYAEHEGRPFFDGLVEFMTSGPIVVSVLEGENAVQRHRDLLGATNPANALAGTLRADYADSFTENGTHGSDSVESAAREIAFFFAEGEVCPRTR, from the coding sequence ATGGCTATTGAACGTACTTTTTCCATCATCAAACCAAACGCGGTGGCAAAAAACGTTATTGGCAGCATCTTTTCCCGCTTTGAAGCTGCAGGGTTCAAAATCGTCGGCACCAAAATGCTGCACCTGACCGTTGAACAGGCTCGCGGTTTCTATGCTGAGCACGAAGGTCGCCCGTTCTTCGACGGTCTGGTTGAGTTCATGACCTCCGGCCCGATCGTGGTTTCCGTTCTGGAAGGCGAAAACGCGGTTCAGCGTCACCGTGACCTGCTGGGCGCCACCAACCCGGCAAACGCCCTGGCGGGTACCCTGCGCGCTGACTACGCTGACAGCTTCACCGAGAACGGCACCCACGGTTCCGATTCTGTAGAATCCGCTGCCCGCGAAATCGCGTTCTTCTTTGCTGAAGGCGAGGTTTGCCCGCGCACTCGCTAA
- a CDS encoding bifunctional tRNA (adenosine(37)-C2)-methyltransferase TrmG/ribosomal RNA large subunit methyltransferase RlmN has translation MSEQIVTPDIAALTVPNKDAKINLLDLNRQQMREFFKNMGEKPFRADQVMKWMYHYCCDDFDEMTDINKVLRSKLKEVAEIRAPEVVEEQRSTDGTIKWAIAVGDQRVETVYIPEEDRATLCVSSQVGCALECKFCSTAQQGFNRNLRVSEIIGQVWRAAKIVGAVKTTGVRPITNVVMMGMGEPLLNLNNVVPAMEIMLDDFGFGLSKRRVTLSTSGVVPALDKLGDMIDVALAISLHAPNDTIRDEIVPINKKYNIETFLNSVRGYISKSNANQGRVTIEYVMLDHVNDGTEHAHELAALLKDTPCKINLIPWNPFPGAPYGRSSNSRIDRFSKVLMEYGFTTIVRKTRGDDIDAACGQLAGDVIDRTKRTLRKRMQGEAIDVKAV, from the coding sequence ATGTCTGAACAAATTGTCACGCCTGATATCGCCGCTCTGACGGTGCCGAACAAAGATGCCAAAATCAACCTGCTGGATTTAAACCGTCAGCAGATGCGCGAGTTTTTCAAAAACATGGGCGAGAAGCCTTTCCGCGCCGATCAGGTGATGAAATGGATGTATCACTACTGCTGCGACGACTTTGATGAAATGACCGACATCAACAAAGTCCTGCGCAGTAAACTGAAAGAAGTGGCGGAGATCCGCGCCCCGGAAGTGGTTGAAGAGCAACGCTCAACCGACGGGACCATTAAATGGGCGATCGCCGTTGGCGATCAGCGCGTCGAGACCGTCTATATCCCGGAAGAAGACCGTGCCACCCTGTGCGTCTCTTCACAGGTTGGCTGTGCGCTGGAGTGCAAATTCTGCTCCACCGCCCAACAGGGCTTTAACCGCAACCTGCGGGTGTCTGAAATTATCGGCCAGGTCTGGCGCGCGGCGAAAATCGTCGGCGCGGTGAAGACCACCGGCGTGCGTCCGATCACCAACGTGGTGATGATGGGCATGGGCGAGCCGCTGTTGAACCTCAACAACGTCGTGCCGGCGATGGAAATCATGCTCGACGATTTCGGCTTTGGCCTTTCCAAGCGTCGTGTGACCTTGTCTACCTCCGGCGTGGTGCCGGCGCTGGATAAGCTCGGCGATATGATCGACGTCGCGCTGGCGATCTCTCTGCACGCGCCGAACGACACCATTCGTGACGAAATCGTCCCGATCAATAAAAAGTACAACATCGAGACCTTCCTCAACTCAGTGCGCGGCTATATTTCGAAGTCCAATGCCAACCAGGGCCGGGTGACCATCGAGTACGTCATGCTGGATCACGTCAACGACGGTACCGAGCACGCCCACGAACTGGCGGCACTGCTGAAGGACACCCCGTGCAAGATCAACCTGATCCCATGGAATCCTTTCCCGGGCGCGCCGTATGGTCGCAGCTCCAACAGCCGCATCGACCGTTTCTCCAAAGTCCTGATGGAGTACGGCTTTACCACCATCGTGCGTAAAACCCGCGGCGACGATATCGATGCCGCTTGCGGCCAGCTGGCGGGCGACGTTATTGACCGGACCAAGCGTACGCTGCGTAAGCGGATGCAGGGCGAAGCGATTGACGTAAAAGCGGTCTGA